In Arthrobacter sp. SLBN-83, one DNA window encodes the following:
- a CDS encoding vWA domain-containing protein gives MFWWLLPVAAAAAGVAVWVALRRKGGSSVRRRPVAHADRLTALPEYQAALRRYRRWLALAGTALALLLVSTSIAAARPVSADTIRPEQHNRDIMLCLDASGSMSSADAAVVDVFTKLAREFDGERIGLTIFDSSAIQVFPLTDDYAYAQEQLRSAKDAFDGEPGSSGFLDGTWSGRGSSLIGDGLASCLNSFPDARKSQEATGGESDPQRSRSVVLATDNFLSGKPIMTLDQAAGLARERSVHVYALNPADLDYGSGPDQPGAQLRAAAESTGGAYFALDSPDAVAGIVAGVEQTETTAVQGAPRAVFTDIPGLPLAAALLSALALSAVLWRLQRVPLRSRTWLRRVAMVLLLLAAVLRPHLPGGTVQAASADLNVFFVVDTTTSMVAEDYGNGSPRLEGVRKDIMTIAEQLPGARFSVITFDTTAHVRMPLSTDTLALETITDVLEPQVTAYAKGSSITVARQVLSERLAAARDSHPGRPRLVYYLGDGEQTSGKEPEPLKVDGGLVAGGAVLGYGTSGGGRMKENTGVDDGGTAGGAAGTRSGGYVQDSRAGSTGDALSMIDEGRLQAIAGQLGVPYVHRVAGAPVADMMQQAHPGRVERTDDDGSLGAGTELYWILAAGAFLLALPEAVAIVRQLRGFPRAGRKEEKP, from the coding sequence GCCGGAACCGCGTTGGCCCTGCTGCTGGTGTCCACCTCGATAGCAGCGGCCCGTCCCGTCTCCGCGGACACCATCAGGCCGGAGCAGCACAACCGCGACATCATGCTCTGCCTCGATGCGTCCGGGTCCATGAGCAGCGCCGACGCCGCGGTAGTGGACGTCTTCACCAAACTGGCACGGGAGTTCGACGGCGAACGGATCGGACTGACCATCTTCGACAGCAGCGCCATCCAGGTCTTTCCGTTGACGGACGACTACGCCTATGCGCAGGAACAGCTCCGCAGTGCCAAGGACGCCTTCGACGGCGAACCCGGAAGCTCCGGATTCCTTGACGGCACGTGGAGCGGCAGGGGCTCGTCCCTGATCGGCGACGGCCTGGCCTCCTGCCTCAACAGTTTTCCGGACGCCCGCAAGTCTCAGGAGGCCACCGGCGGGGAAAGCGACCCCCAGCGCTCGCGGTCTGTGGTGCTTGCGACAGACAATTTCCTGTCTGGCAAGCCCATCATGACGCTGGACCAGGCGGCCGGATTGGCCAGGGAGCGGTCCGTCCACGTTTATGCGCTGAACCCGGCGGACCTGGACTACGGCTCCGGTCCTGACCAGCCCGGCGCACAACTGCGGGCAGCCGCAGAGTCCACCGGCGGCGCGTACTTTGCCCTTGACAGCCCTGACGCCGTGGCCGGGATCGTCGCCGGGGTTGAGCAGACGGAGACTACTGCGGTCCAGGGGGCGCCCCGGGCTGTGTTCACAGATATCCCTGGCCTGCCGCTGGCTGCTGCGCTGCTGTCCGCCCTTGCCCTTAGCGCCGTTCTTTGGCGGCTGCAGCGCGTCCCCCTCCGCAGCCGGACCTGGCTGCGGCGCGTAGCCATGGTCCTGCTGCTCCTTGCAGCGGTCCTGCGGCCGCACCTTCCGGGGGGCACCGTCCAGGCCGCCAGCGCCGACCTGAACGTGTTCTTCGTGGTGGACACCACCACCAGCATGGTGGCCGAGGACTATGGCAACGGAAGCCCGCGGCTGGAGGGCGTCCGGAAGGACATTATGACCATCGCCGAACAGTTGCCCGGCGCCCGGTTCTCCGTCATCACGTTCGACACCACCGCGCACGTCCGCATGCCGCTGAGCACCGACACCCTTGCCCTGGAAACCATCACGGACGTCCTGGAACCGCAGGTAACCGCCTACGCCAAGGGCAGCAGCATCACCGTCGCCAGGCAGGTGCTGTCCGAGCGGCTGGCAGCAGCCAGGGACAGCCACCCGGGCAGGCCCCGGCTGGTGTACTACCTGGGCGACGGCGAGCAGACCAGCGGCAAGGAGCCGGAGCCCCTGAAGGTCGACGGCGGATTGGTGGCCGGGGGAGCAGTGCTGGGTTACGGCACATCCGGAGGCGGCCGGATGAAGGAGAACACAGGGGTGGACGACGGCGGGACCGCCGGAGGGGCGGCCGGCACCCGGAGTGGCGGCTACGTCCAGGACAGCCGGGCCGGCAGCACCGGCGACGCGCTCTCCATGATTGACGAGGGGCGGCTGCAGGCCATCGCCGGGCAGCTTGGGGTGCCATACGTCCATCGCGTTGCAGGCGCCCCTGTTGCTGACATGATGCAGCAGGCGCATCCCGGAAGGGTGGAACGCACAGACGATGATGGTTCGCTGGGGGCAGGGACGGAGCTCTACTGGATCCTCGCTGCCGGCGCCTTCCTGCTGGCCTTGCCGGAAGCCGTGGCAATCGTGCGGCAGCTTCGCGGATTCCCGCGCGCAGGCCGGAAGGAGGAAAAGCCGTGA
- a CDS encoding methylenetetrahydrofolate reductase → MSPPSLIDAHPNLSDAAPVALSYELFPPRSPAAAETLWTTIRELETTEPDYVSVTYGASGSNRDTAVELINRLLLETTLRPLAHLTCVGNSPEELAAIVGELLDTGVRGILALRGDLPKDASAPAAGSLRYAQDLIELIRRVEQRRSALLCAGKIAVGVAAYPARHPESPSEEHDVEVLLAKQRSGADFAITQVFFETRHYADLLTRARRAGVTIPIIPGVMPLTSLRRLNRLGQLTGVEPAPELMAKLAAADTDLERLHIGVDATVELANAALDAGAPGLHIYTFNEHQSALEVLDKLNLPRRSRPGNQHSRRESVARIQLAS, encoded by the coding sequence ATGTCACCACCAAGCCTGATTGACGCACACCCGAACCTCTCCGATGCCGCTCCCGTAGCGCTTTCCTATGAGCTGTTCCCGCCCCGTTCGCCTGCAGCCGCGGAAACGCTCTGGACCACCATCCGGGAACTGGAAACCACTGAGCCGGACTATGTTTCCGTAACCTATGGCGCCAGCGGCTCCAACCGGGACACCGCCGTCGAACTCATCAACCGGCTCCTGTTGGAGACCACGCTGCGGCCGCTTGCCCATCTGACCTGCGTGGGCAACAGCCCGGAGGAACTCGCCGCGATCGTGGGCGAGCTGCTGGACACCGGTGTGCGGGGCATCCTTGCCCTGCGCGGAGACCTTCCCAAGGACGCCAGCGCACCCGCCGCCGGATCCCTCCGGTACGCCCAGGACCTCATTGAACTCATCCGCCGCGTCGAGCAGCGCCGTTCGGCCCTGCTCTGTGCGGGCAAAATTGCGGTCGGCGTGGCGGCGTATCCCGCCCGCCACCCGGAATCGCCCAGCGAGGAGCACGACGTCGAGGTGCTGCTGGCCAAGCAGCGTTCCGGCGCGGACTTCGCCATCACCCAGGTGTTCTTTGAGACCCGGCACTACGCTGACCTGCTCACCAGGGCCCGCCGCGCCGGCGTGACCATCCCCATCATCCCCGGCGTCATGCCGCTCACCAGCCTCCGCCGGCTTAACCGCCTGGGTCAGCTCACCGGCGTGGAACCCGCGCCGGAACTGATGGCCAAGCTGGCCGCCGCAGATACCGACCTGGAGCGGCTCCATATCGGAGTCGATGCCACAGTGGAGCTGGCCAACGCGGCCCTGGACGCAGGCGCCCCCGGCCTCCATATCTACACCTTCAACGAGCACCAGAGCGCGCTGGAAGTGCTGGACAAGCTCAACCTTCCCCGGCGGAGCCGTCCCGGTAACCAGCACAGCCGGCGGGAATCCGTAGCCCGCATCCAGCTCGCCAGCTGA
- the metE gene encoding 5-methyltetrahydropteroyltriglutamate--homocysteine S-methyltransferase codes for MTEQNTPRTPFPSASLLGYPRIGRRRELKKAVEAYWAGRIDAAALDAAAKDIQLATARRLQELGLTEAAAVPGTFSYYDQVLDTTAHLGAVPARFGKLLNADGQLDIDGYFTLARGNKEQQPLEMTKWFDTNYHYLVPEISPETEFTLASSAKVDEFAFALANGIEIRPYIVGPVTYLLLSKASDDAPAGFAPLSRLEDILPVYVQLLEKLADAGANWVQLDEPALVVDQDTPAAEVEAAVARAYEVLTAAANRPQILVSTPYGSLEGQLGTLAATNIEALHIDVFKGAVPSAAALAGLGNKTLVAGVVDGHNIWRNDLAASAAKLDQLKAAAGKLAVSTSTSTQHVPHDVAEETQLSEQLRSWLAFSDQKAVEVTTLASYLADPASAKAAIQEATAVIASRATAEGVRRTDVRARTGALTAADFTRSDYAVREAAQEEALDLPPLPTTTIGSFPQTSEIRTARARNTKGELSDGQYEQLMKDEIKRVVDLQEELGYDVLVHGEPERNDMVQYFAENLEGFDVTVHGWVQSYGSRCTRPSILWGDVIRSAPITVKWAEYAQSLTAKPMKGMLTGPVTILAWSFVRDDQPLAETANQVGLALRDEIADLQAAGIKVIQVDEPALRELLPLRKADQAEYLKWSVDSFRLATAGAADSTQIHTHLCYSEFGVIIDAIDGLDADVTSIEAARSRMEVVHDLECHGFGRGVGPGVYDIHSPRVPGEAEVTELLSTAVKHVPSRQLWVNPDCGLKTRGYAETEESLRNLVKATQTVRAELLQAAK; via the coding sequence ATGACTGAACAGAACACCCCCCGCACCCCGTTCCCGTCCGCTTCACTTCTCGGCTACCCCCGCATCGGCCGCCGCCGCGAACTCAAGAAGGCCGTGGAGGCCTACTGGGCCGGCAGGATCGACGCAGCCGCCCTGGACGCCGCCGCGAAGGACATCCAGCTGGCCACCGCCCGCCGCCTTCAGGAACTCGGCCTCACCGAAGCCGCCGCCGTGCCGGGCACCTTCTCCTACTACGACCAGGTCCTCGACACCACCGCCCACCTGGGTGCCGTGCCTGCCCGCTTCGGCAAGCTGCTCAACGCCGATGGGCAGCTGGACATCGACGGCTACTTCACCCTGGCCCGCGGCAACAAGGAACAGCAGCCGCTCGAAATGACCAAGTGGTTCGACACGAACTACCACTACCTGGTGCCGGAAATCAGCCCGGAGACAGAGTTCACCCTGGCCTCCAGCGCCAAGGTTGATGAGTTCGCGTTCGCCCTGGCCAATGGGATCGAAATCCGCCCGTACATTGTTGGGCCGGTGACCTACCTGCTCCTGTCCAAGGCCTCCGACGACGCCCCGGCCGGTTTCGCACCGCTGTCCCGCCTCGAAGACATCCTGCCCGTCTACGTCCAGCTGCTCGAAAAGCTCGCCGACGCCGGCGCCAACTGGGTGCAGCTCGACGAGCCGGCCCTGGTGGTCGACCAGGACACCCCGGCTGCAGAGGTCGAAGCAGCTGTTGCACGGGCATATGAGGTCCTGACCGCCGCGGCCAACCGTCCGCAGATCCTCGTTTCCACCCCGTACGGCTCGCTCGAAGGCCAGCTGGGCACCCTCGCCGCCACCAACATCGAGGCCCTTCACATCGACGTCTTCAAGGGTGCCGTTCCCTCCGCCGCCGCGCTGGCGGGGCTGGGCAACAAGACCCTGGTGGCCGGCGTCGTGGACGGCCACAACATCTGGCGCAACGACCTTGCCGCCTCCGCCGCCAAGCTGGACCAACTGAAGGCCGCCGCCGGCAAGCTCGCCGTCTCCACCTCCACCTCCACCCAGCACGTCCCGCATGACGTTGCTGAGGAAACGCAGCTGTCAGAGCAGCTCCGCAGCTGGTTGGCCTTCTCGGACCAGAAGGCCGTGGAGGTCACGACCCTGGCGTCCTACCTCGCGGACCCGGCCTCGGCCAAGGCTGCCATCCAGGAGGCCACGGCCGTGATCGCTTCCCGCGCCACGGCGGAAGGGGTCCGCCGCACCGACGTCAGGGCCCGCACCGGAGCGCTTACCGCCGCAGACTTCACCCGCTCCGACTACGCCGTGCGCGAGGCAGCCCAGGAAGAGGCGCTGGACCTGCCGCCGCTGCCTACTACCACCATCGGCTCCTTCCCCCAGACCTCCGAGATCCGTACCGCCCGCGCCCGCAACACCAAGGGCGAGCTGAGCGATGGGCAGTACGAACAGCTCATGAAGGACGAAATCAAGCGCGTGGTGGACCTGCAGGAAGAGCTGGGCTACGACGTGCTGGTGCATGGCGAACCCGAGCGCAACGACATGGTGCAGTACTTCGCCGAGAACCTTGAAGGCTTCGACGTCACCGTCCACGGGTGGGTCCAGTCCTACGGCTCACGCTGCACGCGCCCCTCCATCCTGTGGGGCGACGTCATCCGCAGCGCCCCCATCACCGTTAAGTGGGCCGAGTACGCACAGTCCCTGACCGCAAAGCCGATGAAGGGCATGCTCACCGGTCCGGTGACCATCCTGGCCTGGTCCTTCGTCAGGGACGACCAGCCGCTGGCTGAGACCGCCAACCAGGTTGGCCTGGCGCTGCGGGACGAGATTGCGGACCTCCAAGCTGCAGGCATCAAGGTCATCCAGGTGGACGAGCCCGCCCTGCGCGAACTCCTCCCGCTGCGTAAGGCAGACCAGGCCGAGTACCTCAAGTGGTCGGTGGACTCCTTCCGCCTGGCCACGGCGGGCGCCGCCGACTCCACGCAGATCCACACCCACCTCTGCTACTCGGAGTTCGGCGTGATCATCGACGCGATCGACGGCCTGGACGCCGACGTTACCTCCATCGAGGCCGCCCGCTCCCGCATGGAGGTTGTCCACGATCTCGAATGCCACGGCTTCGGCCGCGGGGTTGGTCCGGGTGTCTACGACATCCACTCGCCCCGCGTTCCCGGCGAGGCTGAGGTCACCGAGCTGCTCTCCACGGCCGTCAAGCATGTCCCGTCCCGCCAGCTTTGGGTCAACCCGGACTGCGGCCTGAAGACCCGCGGCTACGCCGAGACCGAGGAGTCGCTGCGGAACCTGGTCAAGGCCACGCAAACGGTCCGCGCGGAACTGCTGCAAGCGGCCAAGTAA
- a CDS encoding DUF4386 family protein, which produces MQEPRAGTFRLAASLLLAGVLASILAGAFHAGSHDANDHIASFTAYANSGIWTAVHLGQFVGMALVCAALVSLWAALEVRQHAVAWVARFGALSAAAALALYAALQAVDGVALKRAVDAWAAAPEPEKAARFATAEGIRWLEWGMRSYQSLLLGAALVLLGIAVAATHRVPRIIGLLMALSGLAYLSQGWIIGESGFSDANSVPTLVGILAIVAASVWLAVSAWRMKQATAAGHLG; this is translated from the coding sequence ATGCAAGAACCCAGGGCCGGCACGTTTCGACTCGCTGCGTCACTGCTCCTGGCCGGCGTGCTCGCCTCGATACTCGCCGGCGCGTTCCATGCCGGGTCCCATGATGCAAACGACCACATTGCCTCGTTCACTGCGTACGCCAACAGCGGCATCTGGACCGCCGTCCACCTCGGTCAGTTCGTGGGGATGGCGCTGGTATGCGCGGCTCTCGTCTCCCTGTGGGCAGCCCTTGAGGTCCGTCAGCACGCTGTGGCCTGGGTTGCCCGCTTTGGTGCCCTTTCCGCCGCCGCGGCCCTGGCGCTTTATGCGGCACTCCAGGCGGTGGACGGCGTGGCTTTGAAGCGGGCGGTGGACGCCTGGGCCGCTGCCCCGGAGCCCGAAAAAGCAGCCCGTTTCGCTACGGCCGAAGGCATCCGCTGGCTGGAATGGGGCATGCGCAGCTACCAAAGCCTCCTGCTCGGAGCTGCACTGGTGCTGCTTGGCATTGCTGTGGCTGCCACACATCGTGTTCCCCGGATCATCGGACTACTCATGGCGCTGTCCGGGCTGGCCTACCTGTCCCAGGGGTGGATCATCGGAGAATCCGGGTTTTCCGACGCCAACTCGGTGCCTACTCTGGTCGGCATCCTGGCGATCGTCGCCGCAAGCGTTTGGCTGGCAGTCAGCGCCTGGCGGATGAAGCAGGCGACGGCGGCCGGTCACCTCGGGTGA
- a CDS encoding DUF2004 domain-containing protein — MNKVASQHFGEIELNHGKDHLFAAQHELRGHALELDLNINAHDHFDEAALRKVEYRLRFLPELVDEVRAMIAEELEQEGTSPQEYLHFHCNALKDEHLHKVFGVQDRSQLTNEVFLKALKLGHVAIYPGQPERYFVMDFTLGQHFTDEVLVACADQDGVVDDEIVWES; from the coding sequence ATGAACAAGGTAGCGAGCCAGCACTTTGGGGAGATCGAGCTCAACCACGGCAAGGATCACCTCTTCGCGGCCCAGCACGAGCTGCGGGGCCACGCGCTGGAACTCGACCTGAACATCAACGCGCACGACCACTTCGACGAAGCCGCGCTCCGCAAGGTCGAATACCGGCTGCGCTTCCTCCCCGAACTGGTGGACGAGGTCCGCGCAATGATCGCGGAGGAGCTTGAGCAGGAGGGCACCAGCCCCCAGGAATACCTGCACTTCCACTGCAACGCCCTCAAGGACGAGCACCTGCACAAGGTGTTCGGCGTCCAGGACCGCAGCCAGCTCACCAACGAGGTCTTCCTCAAGGCCCTGAAACTGGGCCACGTGGCCATCTATCCCGGCCAGCCCGAGCGCTACTTCGTCATGGACTTCACCCTGGGCCAGCACTTCACCGATGAGGTCCTGGTGGCCTGCGCCGACCAGGACGGCGTGGTGGACGACGAAATCGTCTGGGAGTCCTGA
- a CDS encoding LysR family transcriptional regulator — translation MVNPVHLKTLLEVTRLGSFAAAAATLGYTASAVSQQMSALERETGVTLFQRSARAVVPTEAAVVMTRHAAKVLTDIEALMAAASRTQDSESQELRLGIFPSLATYVLPRILKNPAWKKLGIDLRVSVAEPGQTIQGLRTGGDLDLAVVFQVGQTGFAWPNTINRQWIGDDDFRVVLPAGWGFRADAKVAADHLSEMPWIMHHPGTSDAMVIERLFAGCNLHPRVVAHSDDFHASLEMAAAGLGAALVPELALRNKPAGVVVLDVPEIRLARNVFALLINDRKTARVQLFVDLLAETLAGMRTAVN, via the coding sequence GTGGTAAATCCCGTGCACCTGAAGACCCTCCTGGAGGTCACGCGGCTGGGCTCGTTCGCTGCGGCCGCCGCGACGCTCGGCTACACGGCATCGGCCGTCTCGCAGCAGATGTCCGCGTTGGAGCGGGAAACCGGCGTAACCCTCTTCCAGCGGTCGGCGCGTGCCGTCGTCCCCACGGAGGCCGCCGTCGTCATGACCCGGCATGCCGCCAAGGTGCTCACGGACATTGAGGCACTCATGGCCGCCGCGTCAAGGACGCAGGACAGCGAAAGCCAGGAGCTGCGGCTGGGGATCTTCCCCAGCCTGGCCACCTACGTGCTGCCCCGGATCCTGAAGAACCCGGCGTGGAAGAAACTGGGCATTGATTTACGGGTATCCGTTGCGGAACCCGGCCAGACCATCCAGGGCCTGCGCACCGGCGGGGACCTCGACCTGGCGGTGGTGTTCCAGGTGGGGCAGACGGGCTTCGCCTGGCCCAACACCATCAACCGGCAATGGATCGGCGACGACGACTTCCGGGTGGTGCTGCCGGCGGGCTGGGGCTTCCGGGCCGATGCCAAGGTGGCGGCGGACCACCTTTCAGAGATGCCATGGATCATGCACCATCCCGGCACCAGCGACGCCATGGTGATCGAGCGGCTGTTCGCCGGCTGCAACCTGCACCCCCGCGTGGTGGCACACAGCGACGACTTCCACGCCAGCCTGGAGATGGCCGCCGCGGGACTGGGCGCGGCCCTGGTTCCGGAGTTGGCGCTGCGGAACAAACCGGCAGGCGTGGTGGTGCTGGACGTGCCCGAAATCCGGCTGGCACGGAACGTGTTTGCCCTGCTGATCAACGACCGGAAGACAGCCCGGGTGCAGCTTTTCGTTGACCTGCTGGCCGAAACCCTTGCCGGGATGCGCACCGCGGTGAATTAG
- a CDS encoding NAD(P)/FAD-dependent oxidoreductase, with amino-acid sequence MSLNPAGSAGRRRIAVIGSGVAGLTAAYVLNRQDDVTLFEADSRLGGHAHTHDMPQPDGGVIGVDTGFIVHNERTYPTLLRLFAELGVETQDSEMSMSIRCDGCGLEYAGARDGARGIIAKPSSLLRGRYLLMLLEVTRFYRKARELLRTAPPSAVSDEVDIPELTLGAFLEREKFSPYFISHFMTPVVSAVWSCDPTTALAYPARYLFTFLGHHGMLGIKGSPQWRTVTGGSARYVEKLAATLSDVRLNTPVMAIRRLPDGVELATDSGLEDFDAVIIATHPAQALGFLADATPEEKEALGGMPYSVNHTVFHQDPAVLPAADNAKASWNYRLPGCDARPDKVLVSYDLTRLQRLTPADGRPYLVSLGESELIADDAVLERIVYEHPQYTPESLKAQQAIAALSNSRIAYAGAYLGWGFHEDGALSGVRAAQKLGRTWPVALADSGDAAGEGERELAPEPA; translated from the coding sequence TTGTCACTTAACCCAGCAGGAAGTGCAGGCAGGCGGCGCATCGCCGTGATCGGCAGCGGCGTGGCAGGACTGACGGCCGCCTATGTCCTGAACAGGCAGGACGACGTCACCCTGTTCGAAGCAGACTCACGGCTGGGCGGCCACGCCCACACCCACGACATGCCGCAGCCGGACGGAGGCGTCATCGGGGTGGACACAGGGTTCATTGTCCATAACGAGCGCACCTATCCCACCCTGCTGCGGCTGTTCGCCGAACTAGGCGTGGAAACGCAGGACTCGGAGATGAGCATGTCCATCCGCTGCGACGGCTGCGGACTGGAGTATGCCGGCGCCCGGGATGGTGCCCGGGGGATCATAGCCAAGCCTTCCAGCCTGCTGCGTGGCCGCTACCTGCTGATGCTGCTGGAGGTCACCCGCTTTTACCGGAAGGCGAGGGAACTACTCAGGACCGCGCCGCCGTCGGCCGTCAGCGACGAAGTGGACATCCCGGAACTGACGCTCGGCGCCTTCCTGGAGCGGGAGAAGTTCAGCCCCTACTTCATCTCGCACTTCATGACCCCGGTGGTCAGCGCCGTCTGGTCCTGCGATCCCACCACCGCCCTTGCCTATCCCGCGCGGTACCTTTTCACATTCCTTGGCCATCACGGGATGTTGGGCATCAAGGGCTCGCCGCAGTGGCGCACGGTCACCGGCGGCTCGGCCCGGTATGTGGAGAAACTCGCCGCAACACTCAGCGACGTCAGGCTGAACACGCCCGTCATGGCCATCCGGCGGCTGCCTGACGGGGTGGAGCTCGCAACGGACAGCGGGTTGGAAGACTTTGACGCCGTCATCATCGCCACCCATCCTGCGCAGGCACTGGGGTTCCTGGCCGACGCCACTCCTGAAGAGAAGGAAGCGCTGGGCGGGATGCCCTACTCGGTGAACCACACCGTGTTCCACCAGGACCCCGCCGTCCTGCCCGCGGCGGACAACGCCAAGGCGTCCTGGAACTACCGGCTTCCGGGTTGCGACGCCCGGCCGGACAAGGTCCTGGTGAGCTATGACCTGACCCGGCTGCAGCGGCTCACGCCGGCGGACGGCCGGCCCTACCTGGTGAGCCTGGGCGAATCAGAGCTGATCGCTGACGACGCCGTGCTGGAGCGGATTGTGTACGAGCACCCGCAGTACACCCCTGAGTCGCTCAAGGCCCAGCAGGCCATCGCCGCCCTGAGCAACAGCCGGATCGCGTACGCCGGGGCCTACCTCGGCTGGGGCTTCCACGAGGACGGCGCCCTCTCCGGCGTGCGGGCCGCGCAGAAGCTGGGCCGTACGTGGCCGGTGGCGCTCGCCGACTCGGGCGACGCCGCCGGTGAAGGGGAGCGGGAACTGGCCCCGGAACCTGCATGA
- a CDS encoding DUF1365 domain-containing protein: MTMDASIYRTSISHVRRSPLKNAFTYRSYSWFVDVDAIPRLPFLLRPLAVFRAGDHLGDPDSSIRANVERYLRTQGLEPDGGPIHMLASARVFGYVFNPLTLFWCYRSGGDLQCVVAEVHNTYGERHCYLLRTDTSGRASVPKAFYVSPFNDVDGQYRMKLPAPGDRLAVSIILDREGQRPFVATMDGRRRPATVRNILAAALAVPAAPLLVSALIRIQGIKLWARRLPVVARPHHPSQEAVQ; this comes from the coding sequence ATGACCATGGACGCCTCGATTTACCGCACCTCCATTTCCCACGTACGGCGCAGTCCCCTGAAGAACGCGTTCACATACCGGAGCTACAGCTGGTTCGTGGACGTGGACGCCATTCCGCGGCTGCCGTTCCTGCTCCGCCCGCTGGCAGTGTTCCGCGCAGGGGACCACCTGGGCGACCCGGACAGCAGCATCCGGGCCAACGTGGAGCGGTACCTGCGGACCCAGGGGTTGGAGCCCGACGGCGGCCCCATCCACATGCTGGCCAGCGCCAGGGTGTTTGGGTACGTCTTCAATCCACTCACCCTGTTCTGGTGCTACCGCTCCGGCGGAGACCTGCAGTGCGTGGTGGCCGAGGTCCACAACACCTACGGGGAACGCCACTGCTACCTGCTGCGCACCGACACCAGCGGGCGGGCGTCCGTGCCGAAAGCGTTCTACGTTTCACCCTTCAACGACGTCGACGGGCAGTACCGGATGAAGCTTCCGGCCCCAGGGGACCGGCTGGCGGTATCCATCATCCTGGACCGGGAGGGGCAGCGGCCCTTCGTGGCCACCATGGACGGACGGCGGAGGCCGGCCACGGTCCGGAACATCCTGGCGGCCGCCCTGGCGGTGCCTGCCGCGCCGTTGCTGGTATCCGCCCTGATCCGGATTCAGGGCATTAAACTCTGGGCAAGACGCCTGCCCGTCGTTGCCAGACCACATCACCCCTCACAGGAGGCAGTTCAATGA
- a CDS encoding class I SAM-dependent methyltransferase, whose protein sequence is MTMTDDNGTTAGHHSAAWGATGVPASPATIDPDRWPGVATPPSGLKADVAGKAAGLLFKGAVKRLPLRVEYPDGTVLGTGGQDAPVMTMVRPEAFENRIGDNGLIGLGESFMAGDWEASDLAAVLEVFAASVDVLIPMPLQKLRSLYLPRTPRQERNAEQNTRSNISRHYDLSNELFSNFLDATMSYSSALFPDKAGPLSSVGWDLLAEAQQAKIDRLLDKAGVGQGTRLLEIGTGWGELALRAAARGATVYSVTLSSEQKALAESRIAEAGFADRVTVALQDYRAVEGEYDAVVSVEMIEAVGYEYWPIYFQTIDRVLAPGGKVAIQAITMPHGRMLATRNAYTWVHKYIFPGGFLPSVRAIEGVTQQHTTLRVRERMGMGDHYAATLRLWEERFLSRSREVGELGFDAVFQRMWLFYLCYSRAGFQSGYLDVQQIVLDRREAQL, encoded by the coding sequence ATGACAATGACTGACGACAACGGCACCACCGCCGGGCATCATTCCGCAGCCTGGGGCGCAACCGGTGTGCCGGCGTCGCCCGCCACCATCGATCCGGACCGCTGGCCCGGTGTTGCCACACCGCCGTCGGGCCTCAAGGCTGACGTCGCCGGCAAAGCTGCCGGCCTGCTCTTCAAGGGGGCAGTCAAGCGGCTGCCGCTGCGGGTGGAATATCCGGACGGAACGGTGCTGGGAACGGGCGGACAGGATGCCCCTGTGATGACCATGGTGCGGCCGGAGGCCTTCGAGAACCGGATCGGCGACAACGGCCTGATCGGACTGGGGGAGTCCTTCATGGCCGGTGACTGGGAAGCCTCCGACCTGGCCGCGGTGCTTGAAGTATTCGCCGCCTCCGTGGACGTACTGATTCCCATGCCGCTGCAGAAGCTGCGCTCGCTGTACCTGCCCCGCACGCCCCGCCAGGAACGCAATGCCGAACAGAACACGCGGAGCAACATCTCAAGGCACTACGACCTGTCCAACGAGCTGTTCTCCAACTTCCTGGACGCCACCATGAGCTACTCGTCGGCACTGTTCCCGGACAAGGCCGGCCCGCTGTCCTCTGTGGGCTGGGACCTCCTCGCGGAAGCCCAGCAGGCCAAGATTGACCGGTTGCTGGACAAGGCCGGCGTGGGCCAGGGGACCCGGCTGCTGGAAATCGGCACCGGGTGGGGTGAGCTTGCCCTGCGCGCCGCTGCCCGAGGCGCCACCGTTTACTCCGTCACGCTTTCCAGCGAGCAGAAGGCGCTGGCCGAGTCACGAATCGCGGAGGCCGGGTTCGCGGACCGGGTGACCGTGGCCCTGCAGGACTACCGGGCGGTGGAAGGCGAGTACGACGCCGTGGTGTCCGTGGAAATGATTGAGGCCGTGGGTTATGAATACTGGCCCATCTACTTCCAGACGATCGACCGTGTCCTGGCCCCCGGCGGAAAGGTTGCCATCCAGGCCATCACCATGCCGCATGGGCGGATGCTGGCCACCCGCAACGCGTACACGTGGGTGCACAAGTACATCTTCCCCGGCGGTTTCCTGCCGTCGGTCCGGGCCATCGAGGGCGTGACCCAGCAGCACACCACCCTGCGCGTCCGGGAGCGCATGGGGATGGGTGACCACTACGCCGCCACGTTGCGGCTGTGGGAGGAGCGGTTCCTTTCGCGGTCCCGGGAAGTGGGGGAGTTGGGCTTCGATGCCGTCTTCCAACGGATGTGGTTGTTCTACCTCTGCTACTCGCGCGCCGGTTTCCAGTCGGGGTACCTGGACGTGCAGCAGATAGTGCTGGACCGCCGGGAGGCGCAGCTCTAG